The following proteins are encoded in a genomic region of Candidatus Krumholzibacteriia bacterium:
- a CDS encoding CHAT domain-containing protein has translation MFARTRNLVLCLLLFSLSAAVPARAAGDPVETFIIVADSLSRAGDEAFASYISENGVLVGAVVGTLLDVAFAVAVQGNTEGEKENVDFAERVATVYAARGGTAVPLDIVKTYRAWTPAQRDTRVRGMELEQRAVEARDKQELDAAVALLNEARGLYESIDDQRSIAVNYGSLGVVHWYRGDMGAVRESYDKALAARRAVEDAILEGKTLNGLGSTNLRTGDYDAAVDYYRQAVALRRRTGDISGLCTSLTYLGNTYYQMNRLIEARDCYEEALPELERSGRPDQMIEILNSVANLNTEMGRWRAANEAYLRAIDIAAGANAAVDEATCRINLADNYQRAGKYGDALEQLDIAAARLETSPEPYRLADLYYARALTYLNMGELDLARETALALREKAEALGEPTYTINAQIMIAQIYAALGAYDRGLKAANEAIAAARESQLVRLERLGEVTAARLDASAGNADAAIAHWSTALEMDVRDGAQAAMLESSLGLAGALALRGDFADARTRYREIIPAARDAGLTTFLAVAHLGIAHTYEVENPDSAEANYAAALAYYERGLRQLGGAEASAAFLSGERRFVYEEVARYYAKLYAAGRGPEWSERAFTTIESAKARGLLDLLRNAQAQESSDAEDALIDSLYTLRAAGTADAEALDKLEKQYMALRNARVNQSLGAMEGDMRIASLADVSAQLDKGTVVLSYALGDTASLLWAIDRKGSALKTLPGREHIRRAVTQMRDAISRPGAGDETLRSASRALYVDLVAPAEEWLKGAKRVVVIPDGALFELPFEALLAEDASPGAAWKDLAFSARRYPMVYAASASTFLAIEKRRGERKYDLDLLALGDPAYTPESGLAPLPYTREEVMAIGADIKDKRKEVLVGADASETAFRAALASHRPRIVHLAAHGLVDPHDPAASSIALCEPDGGPDDGYLHTLEIIALPLDVGLVVMSACESARGQLSRSEGVVGLSRAFVASGAEGVVASLWAVSDQSTAALMKELYARMIGKKQSAAVALSQARLALLDDPEYSHPFHWAPFIAIGMQAAPW, from the coding sequence GTGTTCGCCCGAACCCGAAACCTGGTTCTGTGTCTGCTTTTGTTCTCGCTTTCGGCCGCGGTGCCCGCCCGCGCGGCCGGGGACCCCGTCGAAACCTTCATCATCGTCGCGGACTCGCTTTCGCGCGCCGGTGACGAGGCGTTCGCAAGCTACATCTCGGAGAACGGTGTGCTGGTGGGTGCGGTGGTGGGCACGCTCCTCGATGTCGCCTTTGCCGTGGCGGTGCAGGGCAACACGGAAGGCGAGAAGGAGAACGTCGATTTCGCCGAACGGGTGGCGACGGTATACGCCGCGCGCGGGGGAACGGCCGTTCCACTGGACATCGTCAAGACCTACCGGGCCTGGACGCCGGCGCAGCGCGACACCCGCGTGCGCGGGATGGAACTCGAACAGCGGGCGGTCGAAGCGCGCGACAAGCAGGAACTCGACGCGGCGGTCGCGTTGCTCAATGAGGCACGCGGCCTGTACGAATCCATCGACGACCAACGGTCCATCGCGGTGAACTACGGCAGCCTGGGCGTGGTGCACTGGTACCGCGGCGACATGGGCGCGGTGCGCGAGAGCTACGACAAGGCGCTGGCGGCGCGGCGCGCCGTCGAAGACGCCATCCTCGAGGGCAAGACGCTCAACGGCCTCGGTTCCACCAATCTGCGCACCGGCGACTACGACGCCGCGGTCGACTACTATCGCCAGGCGGTCGCGTTGCGCCGGCGCACTGGCGACATCAGTGGTCTGTGCACGTCGCTCACCTACCTGGGCAACACCTACTACCAGATGAACCGCCTCATCGAGGCGCGCGACTGCTACGAAGAAGCGCTGCCCGAACTGGAACGCAGCGGCCGTCCGGACCAGATGATCGAGATCCTCAACAGTGTGGCCAATCTCAACACCGAGATGGGGCGCTGGCGCGCGGCCAACGAGGCCTACCTGCGCGCCATCGACATTGCCGCCGGCGCGAACGCGGCGGTGGACGAAGCGACGTGCCGGATCAACCTGGCCGACAACTACCAGCGCGCGGGCAAGTACGGAGACGCGCTGGAACAGCTCGACATCGCCGCGGCCAGACTGGAAACCTCACCGGAGCCATACCGCCTGGCCGACCTGTACTACGCACGCGCCCTCACCTATCTGAACATGGGAGAACTGGACCTCGCGCGCGAAACCGCGCTCGCGTTGCGGGAGAAGGCCGAGGCCCTGGGCGAGCCCACCTACACCATCAATGCACAGATCATGATTGCGCAGATCTATGCGGCGCTGGGCGCGTACGACCGCGGTTTGAAGGCGGCCAACGAGGCCATCGCCGCCGCGCGCGAAAGCCAACTGGTGCGATTGGAGCGGTTGGGCGAGGTAACCGCGGCGCGCCTGGACGCAAGTGCGGGCAACGCCGACGCCGCCATCGCGCACTGGAGCACGGCGCTGGAGATGGACGTGCGCGACGGAGCCCAGGCGGCCATGCTGGAATCCAGCCTGGGCCTGGCCGGCGCGCTGGCGCTGCGCGGAGACTTTGCCGATGCGCGCACGCGCTACCGGGAGATCATCCCGGCCGCGCGCGACGCCGGCCTGACCACGTTCCTCGCGGTCGCGCATCTGGGCATCGCGCACACCTACGAGGTTGAGAATCCGGACAGCGCCGAGGCCAACTATGCCGCGGCCCTCGCGTACTACGAGCGCGGCTTGCGCCAGCTCGGCGGGGCGGAAGCCAGCGCCGCGTTTCTCTCCGGTGAGCGCCGCTTCGTGTACGAAGAGGTGGCGCGCTACTACGCCAAGCTCTACGCCGCCGGGCGCGGACCGGAGTGGTCGGAGCGGGCCTTCACCACCATCGAATCGGCCAAGGCGCGGGGCCTGCTGGATCTGCTGCGCAACGCGCAGGCGCAGGAGAGCAGCGATGCCGAGGACGCATTGATCGATTCGCTGTACACGCTTCGCGCCGCCGGAACGGCGGACGCGGAAGCACTGGACAAACTCGAGAAACAGTACATGGCGTTGCGCAATGCGCGTGTGAACCAGAGTCTGGGCGCCATGGAAGGCGACATGCGGATTGCGTCGCTGGCCGACGTCAGCGCGCAACTGGACAAGGGTACCGTGGTGCTGAGCTACGCGCTTGGTGACACGGCGTCGCTGCTGTGGGCGATCGACCGCAAGGGATCGGCACTCAAGACGCTGCCGGGCCGCGAACACATACGCCGCGCCGTCACCCAGATGCGCGACGCGATCAGCCGCCCGGGTGCGGGCGACGAAACCCTGCGCTCCGCGTCGCGCGCGCTGTACGTGGACCTGGTTGCGCCGGCGGAAGAATGGCTGAAGGGTGCGAAACGGGTGGTCGTGATTCCCGACGGTGCGTTGTTCGAACTCCCGTTCGAGGCCCTGCTCGCGGAAGACGCCAGCCCCGGCGCGGCGTGGAAGGATCTGGCGTTCAGCGCACGCCGGTATCCGATGGTCTACGCCGCATCGGCATCGACGTTTCTCGCCATCGAGAAGCGCCGCGGTGAGCGCAAGTACGATCTCGATCTGCTCGCGCTGGGTGATCCCGCGTACACGCCCGAGTCCGGCCTGGCGCCGCTTCCCTACACCCGCGAAGAAGTAATGGCCATCGGGGCGGACATCAAGGACAAGCGCAAAGAGGTTCTGGTAGGCGCGGACGCCAGCGAGACGGCGTTTCGCGCGGCCCTCGCGTCGCACCGCCCGCGCATCGTTCACCTCGCCGCGCACGGCCTGGTGGACCCGCACGACCCGGCCGCGTCGAGCATCGCGCTGTGCGAGCCGGATGGCGGACCCGACGACGGATACCTGCACACGCTCGAGATCATCGCGCTGCCCCTGGACGTCGGGCTCGTGGTCATGTCCGCGTGTGAGTCCGCGCGCGGCCAGTTGAGCCGCAGCGAGGGTGTGGTGGGTCTGTCGCGCGCTTTCGTGGCTTCGGGTGCGGAAGGCGTGGTGGCGAGCCTGTGGGCGGTGTCGGACCAGTCGACCGCGGCCCTGATGAAGGAACTCTATGCACGAATGATTGGCAAGAAACAATCCGCCGCCGTCGCGCTATCCCAGGCGCGACTGGCGCTGCTGGACGATCCTGAGTATTCGCATCCGTTTCACTGGGCGCCGTTCATTGCCATCGGCATGCAGGCGGCTCCCTGGTAG
- a CDS encoding UPF0182 family protein: protein MKIPPRSIRPPSQQARRAVLFGLFFFAIFLVPALIRLLTEWPWFQGLGFARVFVTRLTAGAVLGLSVAVVAFIALYANLRLALRGVELTPRLVQITPAGPVELMRLVRRVLRPAVLLVAVMMGVAAAGSWLDVLRFINQVPFGTTDPVFGRDIAYYIFTLPIISGALRLLTILTTIALAASVVLYVLRRDIAVFGRNLTVEPRARLHLAVLVATMFVLTALRVYLVHIPDLLQSSTGPLVGASFADLHGSLPGLRLAALAALVGAGVVLWSARGPRLGHATLLALGIYLGTSVIGVNIYPSIIHRFVVAPNELAKEAPQLERHIEATREAWGLDSVLTRDLTGEAHLTETDIKNNRATIDNIRLWDRDPLLQTFGQLQEIRTYYDFLSVDDDRYWIDGRYRQVMLSPRELNTASLPTRTFINERLTFTHGMGLTLGPVNQVTSEGLPVLFIKDLPPVSSVSINVTRPEIYYGEITDAWVFANTGQREFDYPSGDDNVYASYEGDGGVRVGSLARRLLFAAYFRSMKVLLSSDITNDSRAMFNRNIRVRARKLLPFLAFDSDPYMVIDEAGRLKWILDAYTSARRYPYAQPLRGGTNYLRNSVKVVIDAYDGKVTAYLADPNDPLVLTLANVFPGIFKPLDEMPADLRAHLRYPELLFEIQSDLYATYHMDEAETFYHREDQWQKPVLTQEGTTRDPFLRHIIMRLPGEKDAEFIFMVPFTPRGKDNLASWMVARNDGQHYGQLVVYRLPKQSLVFGPTQIVNRMNQDTEISRQISLWDQRGSEVIRGHLLVIPIEESLIYVQPVYLRAEGGRIPELKRVIVAYQNRVVMEETLEEGLMRLFGGTAEAASAGRPAAPDRPLAAVEGANSTAQLASQARELYQRAIAAQREGDWAGYGEELQRLGEILKQLEASAGGD, encoded by the coding sequence ATGAAAATACCCCCTCGATCCATTCGTCCCCCGTCGCAGCAGGCAAGGCGCGCGGTTCTGTTCGGCCTCTTCTTCTTCGCCATCTTCCTGGTCCCGGCACTCATCCGCCTCCTCACCGAGTGGCCGTGGTTCCAGGGACTCGGCTTTGCGCGCGTGTTCGTCACCCGCCTCACCGCCGGCGCGGTACTGGGACTCTCCGTGGCGGTGGTGGCCTTCATCGCGCTGTACGCCAACCTGCGGCTCGCGCTGCGCGGCGTGGAACTGACGCCGCGCCTGGTTCAAATCACGCCCGCCGGGCCGGTGGAACTGATGCGGCTCGTGCGGCGCGTGCTGCGCCCCGCGGTGCTGCTGGTGGCGGTGATGATGGGCGTGGCCGCCGCGGGTTCGTGGCTCGACGTGCTCCGTTTCATCAACCAGGTTCCGTTTGGAACCACCGATCCGGTGTTCGGGCGCGATATCGCGTACTACATCTTCACGCTTCCGATCATCTCCGGCGCGTTGCGTCTGCTCACCATTCTCACCACCATTGCGCTCGCGGCGAGCGTGGTGCTCTACGTCCTGCGCCGCGACATTGCCGTGTTCGGGCGTAACCTCACCGTGGAACCCCGCGCGAGACTGCACCTTGCCGTGCTCGTGGCAACCATGTTTGTGCTGACGGCGTTGCGCGTGTACCTGGTGCACATTCCGGATCTCCTGCAGTCCAGCACCGGCCCGCTGGTGGGGGCGAGCTTTGCGGACCTGCACGGCTCCCTGCCCGGGCTGCGCCTGGCGGCGCTGGCCGCCCTGGTTGGTGCCGGGGTCGTGCTGTGGAGCGCGCGCGGTCCGCGCCTGGGGCACGCCACCTTGCTCGCGCTGGGCATCTACCTGGGCACCTCGGTGATCGGCGTCAACATCTATCCGTCCATCATCCATCGTTTCGTGGTGGCGCCCAACGAGCTGGCAAAGGAAGCGCCGCAACTCGAGCGGCACATCGAGGCCACGCGCGAGGCATGGGGGCTGGACAGCGTGCTGACCCGCGACCTCACCGGCGAGGCGCACCTCACCGAGACGGACATCAAGAACAACCGCGCCACCATCGACAACATCCGCCTGTGGGACCGCGATCCGCTGCTGCAGACCTTCGGGCAGTTGCAGGAGATCCGCACCTACTACGACTTCCTCTCGGTGGACGACGACCGCTACTGGATCGACGGCCGCTATCGCCAGGTGATGCTCTCGCCGCGCGAGCTCAACACGGCCTCGCTTCCCACGCGCACGTTCATCAACGAGAGGCTCACCTTCACCCACGGTATGGGGCTGACCCTCGGTCCGGTGAACCAGGTGACGTCGGAGGGGCTGCCGGTGCTGTTCATCAAGGACCTGCCGCCGGTGTCGAGCGTATCCATCAATGTGACGCGCCCGGAGATCTACTACGGAGAGATCACCGACGCGTGGGTATTCGCCAACACCGGGCAGCGCGAGTTCGACTACCCGTCGGGAGACGACAACGTCTACGCGTCGTACGAGGGCGATGGTGGCGTGCGCGTGGGATCACTGGCGCGTCGACTCCTGTTTGCCGCGTACTTCCGCTCCATGAAGGTCCTGCTGTCCAGCGATATCACCAACGACAGCCGCGCGATGTTCAACCGTAACATCCGCGTGCGCGCGCGCAAGCTGCTCCCGTTCCTGGCTTTCGACAGCGATCCATATATGGTGATCGACGAGGCCGGCCGGCTCAAATGGATCCTCGACGCCTACACCAGTGCGCGCCGTTACCCGTACGCACAGCCGCTGCGCGGTGGAACCAACTACCTGCGCAACAGCGTCAAGGTGGTCATCGACGCGTACGACGGCAAGGTGACGGCATATCTCGCCGACCCCAACGATCCGCTGGTGCTCACCCTGGCCAACGTTTTCCCCGGCATTTTCAAGCCGCTCGACGAGATGCCGGCAGACCTGCGCGCGCACCTTCGTTATCCCGAGCTGCTGTTCGAGATTCAGAGCGATCTGTACGCCACCTACCACATGGACGAGGCGGAGACGTTCTACCACCGCGAGGACCAGTGGCAGAAGCCGGTGCTCACCCAGGAGGGAACCACGCGCGACCCGTTCCTGCGCCACATCATCATGCGGCTGCCCGGGGAGAAGGACGCCGAGTTCATCTTCATGGTGCCGTTTACGCCGCGCGGCAAGGACAACCTGGCCTCGTGGATGGTGGCGCGCAACGACGGCCAGCACTACGGCCAGCTCGTGGTGTACCGCCTGCCCAAGCAGAGCCTGGTGTTCGGTCCCACGCAGATCGTCAACCGCATGAACCAGGACACGGAGATTTCCCGGCAGATCTCCCTGTGGGATCAGCGCGGTTCGGAAGTGATCCGCGGCCACCTGCTGGTGATCCCCATCGAGGAATCGCTCATCTACGTGCAGCCGGTGTATCTGCGCGCGGAGGGCGGGCGCATCCCCGAACTCAAGCGCGTGATCGTGGCGTACCAGAACCGCGTGGTGATGGAAGAAACGCTGGAGGAGGGGCTGATGCGGCTGTTCGGCGGCACCGCCGAGGCGGCATCCGCGGGGCGGCCCGCCGCCCCGGATCGCCCGTTGGCAGCGGTGGAAGGTGCCAACAGCACGGCACAGCTCGCAAGCCAGGCGCGGGAGCTCTATCAGCGCGCGATTGCGGCGCAGCGCGAGGGCGACTGGGCGGGCTACGGCGAGGAACTGCAGCGCCTGGGCGAGATCCTCAAGCAGCTGGAGGCGTCCGCGGGCGGCGATTAG